In Sphaerospermopsis torques-reginae ITEP-024, the genomic window CATCGGTCAAATTCGCAAGAAAATTGAAATTGATGCTAGTCAACCAGCATTAATTCAGACTGTACGTGGTGTAGGTTACAAGTTTGAATCTACTACTAATCCAAAAAACCAAGAACTCTAAGGGGATTGGGTTGAGGGTGTCAGGTGTAGTCAATCACCCGATCACCCGATCACCAACCTCTTCCAGTGCTAATACTTAACATTGATGAAACAAAGTTTCTAAATAAATACGAGCAGCTTGGCGATCGCTCTCTCCATTTTGTAGCAAAAACAACGATAACGCCGCAGTTAATACTCGGTTTTGATCCCAATCGGGATGGGTTTCTAAGTATTTGTTTAGGGATTCGTGGAGTGCTTCGGGAATCACTGTAAAGATACTAACTGTTGTGTTCATAAGATTTCCCTTCTATACGGTCTATCAAGAGATTTTGCTTGCATTTATCCGAATTTTGGATTTTGGATCGACCCACAAATAAATCAGGGATATACCATCAAGGAATTATTGGTCAAGTATTGTCACCAGCCATAAAATCCCCACTCATACCTGAGTTCACTGTGCAAAATTGATGCTCATATCGGAACGGAATAAAAAAGCAAGCCGAATCATTGTGCGCTCAGAGGGGG contains:
- a CDS encoding DUF2811 domain-containing protein, whose amino-acid sequence is MNTTVSIFTVIPEALHESLNKYLETHPDWDQNRVLTAALSLFLLQNGESDRQAARIYLETLFHQC